In Pongo abelii isolate AG06213 chromosome 5, NHGRI_mPonAbe1-v2.0_pri, whole genome shotgun sequence, a single genomic region encodes these proteins:
- the AIG1 gene encoding androgen-induced gene 1 protein isoform X12: protein MTKVTKEMTTRRLPGRGRQWRASANRTRPVQVLRMAILLSYCSILCNYKAIEMPSHQTYGGSWKFLTFIDL, encoded by the exons ATGACGAAGGTGACGAAAGAGATGACGACACGCCGCCTGCCAGGCCGCGGCCGGCAGTGGAGAGCGTCCGCAAACCGCACCCGGCCAGTACAG GTGCTGCGGATGGCAATCCTGCTGTCCTACTGCTCTATCCTGTGTAACTACAAGGCCATCGAAATGCCCTCGCACCAGACCTACGGAGGGAGCTGGAAATTCCTGACGTTCATTGATCTG TGA